A stretch of bacterium DNA encodes these proteins:
- a CDS encoding HPr kinase/phosphorylase: protein MDEIVYKTESGNIRIVEKMLVSKLFEDLREKLHFNFLVTEGLETRYLTQRDLHRPGLALAGFVELFTHDKIQILGNTENYYLLSLSESELKQSLEKVFRFDMPCIIITNGNKVIPYMLEFCKQKSIPLAVTDVSSTDAIHLITGYLDEIFAPEISVHGSMVDVYGIGMMFTGKSGIGKSEIALDLVERGHRMVADDTVKIRRISENILMARGHNNLRHFIEIRGVGILDIREMFGIRAVRVQKRLEVQVDLQLWDGKEEYERLGLDEQTGKVLNVDIPTIKLPIYPGKNITVIAEAIALNLLLKIYGYDAAKEFSDKLMQEIQNKNAKKKNLQNYLEKDFE, encoded by the coding sequence ATGGATGAAATCGTTTACAAAACCGAAAGCGGCAACATACGGATCGTTGAAAAGATGCTTGTGAGCAAACTTTTCGAAGATTTGCGCGAAAAGCTTCATTTCAACTTTCTGGTTACCGAAGGTTTAGAAACCCGTTATCTTACTCAACGTGACCTGCACCGTCCCGGATTGGCGTTAGCGGGATTTGTTGAACTTTTTACTCACGATAAAATCCAGATCCTGGGCAATACAGAAAATTATTACTTACTCAGTTTATCCGAATCAGAACTCAAGCAGTCGCTTGAAAAAGTATTTCGTTTTGATATGCCGTGCATTATTATTACGAACGGAAATAAAGTTATCCCGTATATGTTGGAATTTTGCAAACAAAAATCCATTCCGCTGGCAGTAACAGATGTATCTTCAACGGATGCGATCCATCTTATAACGGGCTATCTGGATGAAATATTTGCTCCGGAAATTTCTGTTCACGGTTCCATGGTGGATGTATACGGAATCGGTATGATGTTTACAGGAAAAAGCGGTATCGGAAAAAGCGAAATTGCCCTCGATTTGGTTGAAAGGGGACATCGGATGGTTGCCGATGATACCGTAAAGATCCGACGAATTTCTGAAAACATCTTAATGGCCCGCGGCCATAATAATTTGCGTCATTTTATTGAAATTCGCGGCGTGGGAATTCTGGATATCCGGGAGATGTTCGGCATACGCGCTGTACGAGTACAAAAACGGCTGGAAGTCCAGGTTGATCTGCAATTATGGGACGGCAAAGAAGAATATGAACGCCTGGGGCTGGATGAACAGACCGGCAAAGTGCTCAACGTAGATATTCCTACCATAAAATTGCCCATTTATCCTGGAAAAAACATCACCGTTATTGCCGAGGCGATAGCATTGAATCTTTTATTAAAAATTTACGGATACGATGCCGCTAAGGAATTCAGCGACAAGTTGATGCAGGAAATACAAAATAAGAACGCAAAAAAGAAAAACCTCCAGAATTATCTCGAGAAAGACTTCGAATAA
- the uvrA gene encoding excinuclease ABC subunit UvrA: protein MTLSLFDNPGSSPVRVEPEEFDTTSFKDKIIVRGARVHNLKNIDIEIPRDKLTVITGLSGSGKSSLAFDTIYAEGQRRYVESLSAYARQFLNMMEKPDVDLVDGLSPAISIEQKTASRNPRSTVGTVTEIYDYLRLLFAKIATPYCYNCGDEIKKQTRDQIIETISKNKSGAKILILAPVVRGRKGHYKELFEKLRKSGFVRVRIDGEVKELESVDKVSRYHIHNIEVVVDRMEIDEKNKQRLIDSVEQALELGEGVMMVRVLEESKSSKNADITYSQHLACLKCGISFDEPFPKAFSFNSPYGACPACEGLGVIREIDEDLVIPDKNLSVRQGAIKPYDNPKTETWFYLQMEIILNSFGFDFDTPIKKLSVKAYDALLHGTGSTKHHFYYYSGNKKKNYKGAFKGVVGIVKHYFGSTMSDHMRNWAEGFMSEKTCPTCNGGRLKKEALSYKIDNRNINDAVNLSIAEARDFFSSIRLPERIKKIGEPVLKEINERLGFLLKVGLDYLTLNRSARTLSGGESQRIRLATQVGSQLVGVLYILDEPSIGLHQRDNEKLIHALMDLRDLGNTVLVVEHDRDTMEHADHLIDLGPGAGRLGGLIVAQGRPEEFIKFPLSVTGAYMRYEKRIDIPAQRRTGNGKTIVLKNSSGNNLRNVNLEIPLGKLVCITGVSGSGKSSLINETLYRVLARHFYNATTAPLPYKSVSGLDEIDKVIDIDQSPIGRTPRSNPATYTNLFSLIRDLYAGLQESKIRGYKVGRFSFNVPGGRCEGCQGAGLKKIEMNFLPDVYVHCETCEGKRYNRETLEIRYKNKNISEVLEMTVAEALNFFDAIPKIKRKIQTLHDVGLDYIHLGQQATTLSGGEAQRVKLAEELSKSSTGKTLYILDEPTTGLHFEDIKMLMDVLGKLVDKGNTVIIIEHNMDVIKCCDWIIDLGPEGGKNGGDIVASGTPEKIATIKRSYTGQFLKKELNRIRQMN from the coding sequence ATGACATTATCTCTTTTTGATAATCCCGGTTCGTCGCCCGTCCGGGTTGAGCCTGAGGAGTTCGATACTACGTCGTTTAAAGACAAGATCATTGTTCGCGGCGCGCGTGTACACAACCTCAAGAATATCGACATCGAAATTCCCAGAGATAAACTCACCGTTATCACCGGATTATCCGGCTCCGGTAAATCCTCTCTCGCCTTTGATACTATTTATGCGGAAGGACAGCGGCGTTATGTGGAATCGCTTTCAGCGTACGCGCGCCAATTTCTTAACATGATGGAAAAACCCGACGTCGATCTCGTCGACGGCCTGAGCCCCGCTATCAGCATTGAACAGAAAACAGCCAGCCGCAATCCGCGCTCTACCGTAGGAACTGTGACGGAAATTTACGACTACCTCCGTTTGCTTTTCGCCAAGATCGCCACGCCGTACTGTTATAATTGCGGGGATGAAATAAAAAAACAAACGCGGGATCAGATCATCGAAACGATTTCAAAGAACAAAAGCGGCGCGAAAATTCTGATCCTTGCGCCGGTCGTTCGCGGAAGAAAAGGCCACTACAAGGAATTATTCGAAAAACTCAGAAAAAGCGGATTTGTCCGAGTTCGAATTGACGGCGAAGTTAAAGAACTGGAATCCGTGGACAAAGTCTCCCGGTACCATATACACAACATTGAAGTGGTGGTCGACCGTATGGAGATCGACGAGAAAAATAAACAACGATTGATCGATTCCGTCGAACAAGCTCTGGAATTGGGCGAAGGCGTAATGATGGTACGGGTATTGGAAGAATCTAAATCCTCAAAAAATGCCGATATCACGTACAGTCAGCATCTTGCCTGTTTGAAATGCGGCATCAGCTTCGACGAACCGTTTCCTAAAGCCTTCTCGTTCAACAGCCCTTACGGCGCGTGCCCGGCCTGCGAAGGCCTGGGCGTCATTCGTGAAATTGATGAAGATCTTGTGATTCCCGATAAGAATCTCTCCGTGCGTCAAGGCGCAATAAAGCCTTACGATAATCCAAAAACCGAGACATGGTTTTATCTGCAAATGGAAATTATTCTCAATTCGTTTGGTTTTGATTTTGACACTCCGATCAAAAAACTGTCCGTCAAAGCGTATGACGCGCTGCTGCACGGAACCGGCTCCACTAAACACCATTTTTACTATTATTCAGGCAATAAAAAGAAAAATTACAAGGGCGCTTTCAAAGGCGTCGTAGGCATCGTTAAACATTATTTCGGTTCGACTATGTCCGACCATATGCGTAATTGGGCGGAAGGTTTTATGTCAGAAAAAACCTGCCCAACATGCAACGGCGGCCGCTTAAAAAAAGAGGCGCTGTCGTATAAAATCGATAATCGTAATATCAACGATGCCGTCAATCTGTCTATTGCCGAAGCGCGCGATTTCTTTTCGTCTATTAGATTGCCGGAACGTATCAAAAAAATAGGCGAGCCGGTCCTCAAAGAAATAAATGAACGGCTGGGGTTTTTGCTTAAAGTCGGCCTGGACTATCTGACGCTAAACCGTTCCGCGCGAACGCTTTCCGGCGGAGAATCGCAGCGCATTCGTCTCGCCACACAAGTAGGTTCTCAGTTGGTCGGCGTTTTGTACATTCTCGACGAGCCCAGTATCGGCCTTCATCAGCGGGATAACGAAAAACTAATTCATGCCCTTATGGATCTGCGCGATCTCGGCAACACCGTGCTTGTTGTGGAACATGACAGAGACACGATGGAACATGCCGATCATTTGATCGATCTCGGGCCCGGCGCAGGACGGTTAGGCGGACTTATCGTTGCGCAAGGCCGACCTGAGGAATTTATTAAATTCCCGCTATCCGTTACCGGAGCGTACATGCGTTACGAAAAACGAATCGATATTCCTGCACAACGGAGAACCGGAAACGGAAAAACAATCGTTCTGAAAAATTCCAGCGGTAATAATTTGAGAAATGTAAATCTCGAAATTCCGCTCGGGAAACTCGTTTGTATCACCGGCGTGAGCGGCTCAGGCAAAAGTTCCCTGATCAACGAAACGCTCTACCGTGTACTAGCAAGACATTTCTATAATGCGACCACCGCTCCGCTGCCCTACAAATCCGTTTCGGGATTAGATGAAATTGACAAGGTTATCGATATTGACCAATCGCCTATCGGGCGAACGCCGCGAAGTAACCCTGCAACATATACGAACCTGTTTTCGCTCATTCGAGATCTGTACGCGGGTTTACAAGAATCCAAAATTCGCGGGTATAAAGTCGGCCGTTTCAGTTTCAATGTACCGGGCGGCCGCTGCGAAGGCTGCCAGGGCGCAGGTCTTAAAAAAATTGAAATGAATTTTTTGCCTGACGTCTACGTTCATTGCGAAACGTGCGAAGGAAAAAGATATAACAGGGAAACCTTAGAGATCAGATACAAAAATAAGAACATTTCTGAAGTTTTGGAAATGACCGTCGCGGAGGCGCTGAATTTTTTTGACGCTATTCCTAAAATAAAGAGAAAGATACAAACCCTCCACGATGTCGGATTGGACTACATTCATTTAGGCCAGCAGGCAACGACGCTGTCAGGCGGAGAAGCCCAACGCGTAAAACTTGCCGAGGAATTGTCAAAAAGCAGCACAGGCAAAACATTGTATATACTTGACGAACCCACAACGGGGTTGCATTTCGAGGATATTAAGATGCTGATGGACGTTCTTGGAAAATTAGTTGACAAAGGGAACACCGTTATTATCATCGAACATAACATGGATGTCATTAAATGCTGCGACTGGATCATTGATCTGGGCCCTGAGGGCGGGAAAAATGGCGGCGATATCGTCGCATCCGGAACGCCTGAAAAAATTGCAACGATTAAAAGATCATACACCGGACAATTTCTGAAGAAAGAGCTTAACCGAATTCGTCAAATGAATTAA
- a CDS encoding MCE family protein: MNDTKVLEIKVGITILVGLTLFVLAIVWLKGITFKPNTFETTIVFRNTAGLQIGDAVTVSGLKVGKVTDIELEADSVIVSVSLSNSVTLQFDASATMTTVDFFGGKRIELNTGRSDKTFDKSKRLYGVREPDLTELTSQLREIASDVKGTLEKVDSVLIGVHSFVGDKSVIVSLKKAIFNLDSTTARLKIIVNKSDTKIDSILTRLATSTRILRTVIEKTDVRLDTTFNNMSHVTASIENVTSSLDSIVSKVRRGEGNLGKMVYDESVYLRLNNAAAQFDSLITLVRQKGMKVDLKLFGD, from the coding sequence TTGAACGACACCAAAGTTCTAGAGATCAAAGTTGGTATAACTATTTTAGTCGGATTGACCCTATTTGTTCTGGCTATCGTATGGTTAAAGGGAATTACATTCAAACCAAACACATTCGAGACAACTATTGTATTTCGCAATACCGCGGGATTACAAATCGGCGATGCGGTCACCGTCAGCGGCTTAAAGGTGGGGAAGGTCACGGATATCGAACTTGAGGCCGATTCCGTCATCGTATCCGTTAGTTTATCCAATTCCGTTACTCTGCAATTTGACGCATCCGCGACGATGACTACCGTTGATTTTTTCGGGGGAAAACGAATCGAATTGAATACCGGACGGTCGGATAAAACCTTTGATAAATCCAAGCGGCTGTATGGTGTACGTGAGCCTGACTTGACAGAACTGACGAGCCAACTGAGGGAAATAGCCAGCGACGTAAAGGGTACTTTGGAAAAAGTAGACAGCGTGCTGATCGGCGTCCACAGTTTCGTCGGCGATAAATCGGTTATTGTGTCGCTGAAGAAAGCTATTTTTAATTTAGATTCCACTACCGCGCGACTGAAAATCATTGTCAACAAAAGTGATACAAAGATCGATTCGATTCTCACCCGTTTGGCAACATCAACCAGAATTCTCAGAACGGTCATTGAAAAAACTGATGTTCGCCTTGACACGACATTTAATAATATGTCACATGTCACTGCGTCTATTGAAAATGTAACCTCATCCTTAGACAGTATCGTCAGTAAAGTTCGCCGCGGAGAAGGTAATCTTGGAAAGATGGTGTATGACGAATCGGTTTATCTTCGGCTAAACAACGCTGCCGCTCAATTTGATTCTTTAATAACCCTTGTTCGTCAAAAGGGTATGAAAGTTGATCTAAAGCTCTTTGGCGACTAA
- a CDS encoding CHAT domain-containing protein: protein MNKLFTTIVCLFAVTSMAFSQNGDTDFRNGVAAYENGQYEQAVTSFNSALSAYTAAQNKAKMGDANNYLGLLHQILNQHAKAAGYFNEAVTQFLQTGNKSGAASALANWGISSFRVKEAEARQQNKKLTLDDIGKIIAFHTKAMQYHEQLKDKVGVGNDLTNISTMYFEGEFYDEATDYLNRALKLHTEINSKGGIAYDLANMARLNMKIGDQASALKLYQRSAGILEEIGDREGLWRTYSFIGTLYESAMKESQILGDDQKAAADRQNAITALKKSVEHIESMRGNFTNKEFFDSFLKDKNPVYRKLISLLKQAGNNAEAFQYIERSKAKMSNDVLNATKLQVTDKNEQKKLDKIQDLQKQNEDLQKQLAEEKAKPADKQDLSKIDNLSKTLTQSQGDFNALMIDLETKYPNIYQVIKVDPIQLSDLQKQLDDDVVLLQYFPADDALYIFMITKDKIEAKSVPVAATQLDSLVNKFRYYINDVTSLMKRGRFDTKMANWKPGGDDRFYERHSKPLRDIMVQLSDYLILPVWDNIKDDKIKNVTIIPAASLYYIPFQCLATETKDGDISFLVEKKAVNYLTAATLMDLVSKKKSKGISNVLVFGNPDGSLPGAEEEAKVIQASYTNAKLYKNLEATKDKAKQLAGTTDVVHFATHGFLSSDEPQKSFLLMAPNAAKNEDDKLTISEILKLPLKDANELIVLSACNTSMGKSATGVELISLSRAFAIAGSPTIVATLWPVDDESTKIIMINFYDGLKKGLTKAEAMRQAQIALIRKGDFHIHPFFWAPYVMIGNPK, encoded by the coding sequence ATGAATAAACTGTTCACCACCATCGTCTGTCTTTTCGCCGTCACCTCGATGGCATTTTCTCAAAACGGAGACACCGATTTTAGGAACGGAGTCGCTGCCTATGAAAACGGCCAATACGAACAAGCGGTCACTTCTTTTAATTCCGCTCTGTCAGCCTACACGGCAGCCCAGAATAAAGCAAAGATGGGTGACGCTAATAATTATCTCGGATTACTGCATCAGATTTTGAATCAGCACGCAAAAGCAGCGGGATATTTTAATGAGGCCGTCACGCAATTTTTGCAGACCGGCAATAAATCCGGCGCCGCGAGCGCGTTGGCCAATTGGGGCATTTCTTCATTTCGCGTAAAGGAAGCCGAAGCCCGACAGCAAAATAAAAAACTCACGCTGGACGACATCGGAAAAATCATCGCCTTCCACACTAAAGCCATGCAGTATCACGAACAACTTAAAGATAAAGTCGGCGTAGGAAACGACCTGACCAATATTTCCACCATGTATTTTGAAGGCGAGTTTTATGACGAAGCCACCGATTATTTGAATAGAGCGTTGAAGCTGCACACAGAAATTAATTCCAAAGGCGGCATTGCGTACGATCTTGCCAATATGGCCCGGTTGAATATGAAAATCGGAGATCAGGCCAGCGCATTGAAATTATATCAGCGCAGCGCGGGCATTCTGGAAGAGATCGGTGACCGTGAAGGATTGTGGCGGACGTATTCTTTCATTGGAACGCTTTATGAAAGCGCAATGAAGGAAAGTCAAATTCTGGGCGACGATCAGAAAGCCGCCGCCGACCGCCAGAATGCTATTACCGCTCTGAAAAAATCGGTTGAGCACATTGAAAGCATGCGCGGCAATTTCACCAACAAGGAATTCTTCGACAGCTTTTTGAAAGACAAGAATCCGGTTTACCGAAAATTAATTTCCTTGTTAAAACAAGCGGGCAATAACGCCGAAGCTTTCCAGTATATTGAACGCAGCAAAGCGAAAATGTCCAACGATGTCCTGAACGCTACTAAACTGCAGGTCACGGACAAGAACGAACAAAAGAAATTAGACAAAATTCAGGATCTTCAAAAACAAAATGAAGATTTGCAGAAGCAGTTAGCCGAAGAAAAAGCGAAACCGGCCGACAAACAGGATTTAAGCAAAATTGATAATCTGAGCAAAACGCTTACGCAAAGTCAGGGTGATTTTAATGCGTTGATGATCGACCTGGAAACGAAATATCCCAATATTTACCAGGTGATCAAAGTTGATCCGATCCAACTCAGCGACTTACAGAAACAGCTCGATGACGACGTGGTCCTGCTTCAGTATTTTCCTGCCGACGATGCCTTGTATATATTCATGATCACCAAAGATAAGATCGAAGCGAAATCGGTACCCGTTGCGGCCACACAACTTGATTCACTGGTCAATAAGTTCCGCTATTATATCAACGATGTGACCTCGCTGATGAAGCGCGGCCGGTTTGATACCAAGATGGCCAACTGGAAACCGGGCGGCGACGATCGGTTTTACGAACGGCACTCTAAGCCGCTTCGTGATATTATGGTTCAATTGTCCGACTACCTGATCTTGCCTGTCTGGGATAATATCAAAGACGACAAGATCAAGAACGTGACGATCATTCCGGCGGCAAGTTTATATTACATTCCATTCCAGTGTCTCGCAACGGAAACGAAAGACGGCGATATCAGTTTTCTGGTAGAGAAAAAAGCGGTGAATTACCTTACAGCCGCAACGCTGATGGATCTGGTTTCGAAGAAAAAATCAAAAGGCATTTCGAATGTGCTGGTATTTGGCAATCCTGACGGAAGTTTACCCGGCGCGGAAGAAGAAGCAAAGGTGATCCAGGCGTCCTATACGAATGCTAAATTGTACAAGAATCTGGAAGCAACCAAAGACAAAGCCAAACAACTTGCCGGAACGACGGACGTGGTCCATTTTGCAACGCACGGATTTCTCTCGAGCGATGAGCCGCAGAAGTCCTTTTTACTTATGGCCCCTAACGCGGCAAAAAACGAAGACGATAAATTGACCATCAGTGAAATCCTGAAACTGCCTCTGAAAGATGCAAATGAACTTATCGTATTATCCGCCTGCAATACGTCGATGGGCAAAAGCGCAACCGGTGTGGAACTGATCAGCTTATCGCGCGCATTTGCCATTGCGGGTTCGCCCACGATAGTTGCTACGCTGTGGCCGGTGGACGACGAGTCAACGAAGATCATCATGATCAATTTCTATGACGGGCTAAAAAAAGGGCTTACGAAAGCCGAAGCTATGCGTCAGGCGCAGATCGCGCTGATCAGAAAAGGCGATTTTCACATTCACCCGTTTTTCTGGGCGCCGTATGTGATGATCGGTAATCCGAAGTAA
- a CDS encoding ZIP family magnesium transporter: MENFLLPFTLSLISGLIIMLGGWIFASRRTWNDKHLDLFIALGAGYILAVAFLDMIPEAFHTSPYSMHFVIVGYLIVHLFEHVFTPHFHYGEETHHHLVSNIVSTTALIGLMVHNFFSGVAIGSGMLTGEAIGWIIFIGTVLHKLPEGFTISSIMFASHHRKRYALMGTVLLALSSVLGTLLVFVFQNKEWFFKDFALAMSAGTFIHVATTDLIPRINDSHQRWMPLMVFIGVGLFLLSSLILRH, from the coding sequence ATGGAAAATTTTCTACTTCCTTTTACGCTGAGCCTGATCTCCGGTCTTATTATTATGCTGGGCGGTTGGATATTTGCGTCACGGCGCACATGGAACGATAAACATCTCGACTTGTTTATAGCGTTAGGCGCGGGATACATACTTGCCGTCGCGTTTCTTGACATGATACCGGAAGCGTTTCACACCAGTCCTTATTCTATGCATTTTGTGATTGTCGGTTATTTGATCGTTCATTTATTTGAACATGTTTTTACTCCGCACTTTCACTATGGAGAAGAGACGCATCACCATCTGGTGTCCAATATCGTCAGTACTACAGCCTTGATCGGCCTGATGGTGCATAATTTTTTCAGCGGCGTAGCTATAGGCTCAGGCATGTTGACCGGTGAAGCGATAGGCTGGATCATTTTCATCGGAACCGTTTTACACAAACTTCCGGAAGGATTTACCATCTCTTCGATTATGTTTGCCTCTCATCACCGCAAACGATACGCATTAATGGGCACGGTGTTACTGGCGCTAAGTTCTGTTTTGGGAACGCTATTGGTTTTTGTATTTCAGAATAAAGAGTGGTTCTTTAAAGACTTCGCCCTCGCCATGTCGGCGGGAACATTCATCCACGTCGCCACGACTGATCTCATTCCACGCATTAATGATTCTCACCAGCGGTGGATGCCTTTGATGGTATTTATCGGAGTAGGGTTGTTTTTGCTCAGTTCACTTATCCTGCGCCATTAG
- the hemW gene encoding radical SAM family heme chaperone HemW: MSEFNLYIHIPFCERVCIYCDFYVTTARKHMDGFTQAMTKEITLYAQRYPGAKLRTVYFGGGTPSYLPAENLTTIMNQLRSSFNIDQNAEITLEANPNNLSHEKLKNLQDIGINRLSIGVQSFREEDLKFLTRNHNVNQARESITYAKAAGFDNISIDLIFGLPEQTLSTWEQNITEALVFSPEHISVYNLTVEERTHLSKMVQQKKVNLQDEKIELEMFLKTIQLLTQAGYEHYEISNYGKSGFYSRHNSSYWQGSSYLGLGPSAHSFEGKRRWWNVSDIRKYIEILETGNTLPVDVTEELNVQQKCMEYIFLNLRKKEGLDIREFEKIGGFSFFVKFNKALEKSREFIIQENGRIRLSDKGFFLYNKICEEFVSEL; this comes from the coding sequence ATGTCTGAATTTAATCTCTACATTCATATTCCGTTCTGCGAACGCGTCTGTATCTATTGTGATTTTTACGTGACGACCGCGCGCAAGCACATGGACGGTTTCACACAGGCGATGACGAAGGAAATAACTCTTTACGCGCAGCGTTACCCGGGCGCGAAACTACGCACCGTTTATTTTGGAGGAGGAACGCCTTCTTATTTACCTGCTGAAAATCTCACTACAATAATGAATCAACTGCGATCTTCATTTAACATAGATCAGAATGCCGAAATCACGTTGGAAGCTAACCCGAATAACCTTTCTCATGAAAAACTGAAAAATTTGCAGGATATCGGAATTAACCGCCTCAGTATCGGTGTCCAGTCGTTTAGGGAAGAAGACTTGAAATTTTTGACGAGAAATCATAACGTGAATCAGGCGCGTGAATCAATTACTTACGCAAAAGCAGCAGGGTTTGATAATATCAGCATCGACCTGATCTTCGGTTTGCCTGAACAAACGCTAAGTACATGGGAACAAAATATCACGGAAGCGCTGGTTTTCAGCCCTGAACATATCTCCGTTTACAATCTTACCGTGGAGGAAAGAACGCATCTGAGCAAAATGGTTCAGCAAAAAAAGGTCAACCTGCAGGACGAGAAGATTGAATTGGAGATGTTTTTGAAAACGATTCAGTTACTGACGCAGGCAGGATACGAACATTATGAAATTTCCAATTACGGGAAGTCCGGCTTCTATTCACGCCACAACAGCAGTTACTGGCAAGGCTCGAGTTATCTTGGCCTGGGCCCGTCGGCGCATTCATTTGAAGGCAAACGCCGATGGTGGAATGTCAGCGATATCAGAAAATACATCGAAATTTTAGAAACAGGTAACACGCTGCCGGTAGACGTTACGGAGGAATTGAACGTACAACAAAAATGTATGGAATATATCTTTTTGAATTTACGCAAGAAAGAAGGTTTGGATATTCGTGAGTTTGAAAAAATAGGCGGGTTTAGTTTTTTTGTCAAATTCAATAAAGCGCTGGAGAAAAGCAGAGAATTTATTATTCAGGAGAACGGGCGAATACGATTGTCGGATAAAGGATTTTTCTTATATAATAAAATTTGTGAAGAGTTTGTTTCTGAACTATAA
- a CDS encoding tetratricopeptide repeat protein — translation MKLKNAIVCIFLFVQTLAAQEKTAISVFPFQNKTDKKYEWLTYGLSYMVTESMNNTGIFNAVPQDQIHKAVSDPGINLDSVLDGKPNLVFAKYQSTWNTNIFIIGSFTVNADTLIIQARVCNLIRSSCSSPVTVQGAFHDFKGFYFLMAQLTESLYDLLISFDVNLTRDAVTNSRDKTRQLAADYDGYKAYIKSWMALRNYDDGIAASSLNKYEDAVRFFETAKILDESNALNLGSVLSKTYLLRGNQLYGQSKWDEAAGDYTKSIQLNPKSSEAYYNLGNVYKNKKDYDNAITNYRRSLAIDSTNLDAYRNIGFVCMEEGRSSEAVAAYLKALSVDDKKATSHYYAGLAYDKNGDAVNAAKYYRRAIELDNTLAAAHLNLGILLKLQKDLAGARKEYELAVQYDPHNAAAHRNLGILLMNDKKEASLAALYLQKCLELDPDQPDASIIKKNIGILKKKAGKKK, via the coding sequence ATGAAACTTAAAAATGCGATCGTATGCATATTTTTGTTTGTGCAAACACTTGCCGCACAGGAGAAAACCGCGATTTCGGTTTTTCCTTTCCAAAACAAAACGGATAAAAAGTACGAGTGGCTGACCTACGGGCTGAGTTATATGGTCACGGAAAGCATGAATAACACCGGAATTTTCAATGCCGTTCCTCAGGATCAGATTCATAAAGCCGTCTCAGATCCCGGAATCAATTTGGATTCCGTTTTAGACGGGAAACCAAATCTCGTTTTTGCAAAGTACCAGTCAACATGGAATACCAATATTTTCATAATCGGCAGTTTCACCGTGAACGCGGATACGCTCATCATTCAGGCCCGCGTTTGCAATCTTATCCGGAGCTCTTGCAGTTCGCCTGTTACGGTTCAAGGCGCTTTTCATGACTTCAAGGGGTTTTATTTCCTGATGGCGCAGTTGACGGAATCGCTGTATGATCTACTCATTTCTTTTGATGTAAATCTCACCCGGGATGCGGTAACGAACAGCCGTGATAAGACGCGGCAATTGGCGGCAGACTACGATGGATATAAGGCTTACATCAAAAGCTGGATGGCTCTGCGAAATTATGACGACGGTATTGCGGCAAGCAGTCTCAATAAGTACGAGGACGCCGTTCGTTTTTTCGAAACTGCGAAGATCCTGGACGAATCCAATGCGCTAAACTTGGGATCCGTATTATCTAAAACCTATTTGCTGCGCGGAAACCAATTGTACGGACAAAGCAAATGGGACGAAGCCGCGGGTGATTATACCAAATCAATTCAGCTTAATCCGAAGAGCAGCGAAGCTTATTATAATCTCGGTAACGTATACAAAAATAAAAAAGATTATGACAATGCGATAACCAATTATCGCCGGTCCCTTGCCATAGATTCTACTAACCTTGACGCGTATAGGAATATCGGTTTTGTTTGTATGGAGGAGGGCAGGAGCTCTGAAGCCGTCGCCGCATATCTAAAAGCCCTCTCCGTCGATGATAAAAAGGCAACGTCACACTATTATGCCGGTTTGGCTTATGATAAAAACGGCGACGCCGTCAATGCCGCCAAATACTATCGCCGCGCCATTGAACTGGATAATACATTGGCGGCAGCCCACTTGAATTTGGGTATTCTACTCAAACTACAGAAAGACCTTGCCGGCGCGCGTAAGGAATACGAATTGGCCGTGCAATATGATCCCCATAACGCGGCCGCGCACCGTAATCTTGGAATTCTGCTGATGAATGATAAAAAGGAAGCTTCGTTGGCCGCGCTGTATTTACAAAAATGCCTGGAACTGGACCCGGATCAGCCCGACGCAAGTATCATCAAAAAGAATATCGGTATCTTGAAAAAGAAAGCAGGAAAAAAGAAGTAG